In Rattus norvegicus strain BN/NHsdMcwi chromosome 1, GRCr8, whole genome shotgun sequence, a genomic segment contains:
- the Taf5 gene encoding transcription initiation factor TFIID subunit 5 — protein sequence MAALAEEQTEVAVKLESEGPPTLLPPQAGDGAGEGSGGTPNNGPNGGGGNVAAAAGGDGGTPKPVVAVSAAAPAGAAPVPAAPAEAGAPHDRQTLLAVLQFLRQSNLREAEEALRREARLLEEAVAGSGAPGELDGAGAEAASALLSRVTASVPGSAAPDTPGAGASVTSVFSGSASGPAAPGKVASVAVEDQPDVSAVLSAYNQQGDPTMYEEYYSGLKHFIECSLDCHRAELSQLFYPLFVHMYLELVYNQHESEAKSFFEKFHGDQECYYQDDLRVLSSLTKKEHMKGNETMLDFRTSKFVLRISRDSYQLLKRHLQEKQNNQIWNIVQEHLYIDIFDGMPRSKQQIDAMVGSLAGEAKREANKSKVFFGLLKEPEIEVPLDDEDEEGENEEGKPKKKKPKKDSIGSKSKKQDPNAPPQNRIPLPELKDSDKLDKIMNMKETTKRVRLGPDCLPSICFYTFLNAYQGLTAVDVTDDSSLIAGGFADSTVRVWSVTPKKLRSVKQASDLSLIDKESDDVLERIMDEKTASELKILYGHSGPVYGASFSPDRNYLLSSSEDGTVRLWSLQTFTCLVGYKGHNYPVWDTQFSPYGYYFVSGGHDRVARLWATDHYQPLRIFAGHLADVNCTRFHPNSNYVATGSADRTVRLWDVLNGNCVRIFTGHKGPIHSLTFSPNGRFLATGATDGRVLLWDIGHGLMVGELKGHTDTVCSLRFSRDGEILASGSMDNTVRLWDAIKAFEDLETDDFTTATGHINLPENSQELLLGTYMTKSTPVVHLHFTRRNLVLAAGAYSPQ from the exons ATGGCGGCGCTGGCGGAGGAGCAGACGGAGGTGGCGGTCAAGCTAGAGTCTGAGGGACCGCCAACGCTGCTACCTCCGCAGGCTGGCGACGGCGCAGGCGAGGGTAGCGGTGGCACTCCTAACAACGGCCCCAACGGCGGCGGCGGGAATGTGGCGGCGGCGGCCGGTGGGGACGGCGGGACCCCCAAACCAGTGGTGGCTGTTTCTGCCGCTGCCCCGGCGGGGGCGGCCCCGGTGCCCGCCGCTCCCGCGGAGGCCGGCGCTCCTCACGACCGACAGACTCTTCTGGCTGTGCTGCAGTTCCTACGGCAGAGCAACCTCCGCGAGGCCGAAGAGGCACTGCGCCGTGAGGCCCGGCTGCTGGAGGAGGCGGTGGCGGGCTCCGGAGCTCCGGGAGAGTTGGACGGGGCTGGCGCGGAGGCGGCTAGTGCGCTTCTCAGCCGGGTCACCGCTTCAGTTCCCGGCTCTGCGGCCCCCGACACTCCGGGAGCCGGCGCTTCGGTGACCTCAGTGTTCTCAGGTTCAGCCTCAGGTCCTGCGGCTCCGGGAAAGG TTGCAAGTGTAGCTGTGGAAGACCAGCCAGATGTCAGTGCTGTCTTGTCGGCCTACAACCAACAAGGAGACCCTACAATGTATGAAGAATACTACAGTGGACTGAAACACTTCATTGAATGTTCTCTGGACTGCCATCGAGCAGAATTATCCCAACTCTTTTATCCTCTGTTTGTACATATGTACTTGGAGCTAGTTTATAATCAACATGAAAGTGAAGCAAAATCATTCTTTGAGAA GTTCCACGGAGATCAGGAATGTTATTACCAGGATGACCTACGAGTATTATCTAGTCTTACCAAAAAGGAGCACATGAAAGGGAATGAGACCATGCTGGACTTTCGGACAAGTAAATTTGTTCTTCGCATTTCCCGTGACTCGTACCAACTCTTGAAGCGGCATCTTCAGGAGAAACAGAACAATCAGATATGGAACATAGTTCAGGAGCACCTCTACATCGACATCTTTGACGGGATGCCCCGCAGTAAGCAGCAGATAGACGCCATGGTGGGAAGCCTGGCAGGCGAGGCTAAGCGAGAAGCAAACAAATCAAAG GTATTTTTTGGTTTATTAAAAGAACCGGAAATTGAGGTGCCTTTGGATGATGAGGATGAAGAAGGAGAAAACGAAGAGGGGAAACCTAAAAAGAAGAAGCCTAAAAAGGATAGTATTGGCTCTAAAAGCAAGAAACAAGATCCCAATGCTCCACCCCAAAACAG AATCCCCCTTCCCGAGTTGAAAGATTCAGACAAACTGGACAAAATAATGAATATGAAGGAAACTACCAAACGAGTGCGCCTTGGGCCTGACTGTTTACCCTCCATTTGTTTCTATACATTCCTTAATGCGTACCAG GGCCTCACTGCAGTGGATGTCACTGATGATTCTAGCCTGATTGCTGGAGGTTTTGCTGATTCAACCGTCAGAGTGTGGTCTGTGACCCCTAAAAAGCTTCGTAGTGTCAAACAAGCATCAG ATCTTAGTCTTATAGACAAAGAATCAGATGATGTCTTAGAGAGAATCATGGATGAGAAAACTGCAAGTGAGTTGAAGATTTTGTATGGTCACAGTGGGCCTGTCTATGGAGCCAGCTTCAGTCCGGATAG GAACTACCTACTCTCCTCTTCAGAGGATGGAACCGTTAGACTCTGGAGCCTGCagactttcacttgcttagttggATATAAAGGGCACAACTACCCAGTGTGGGACACACAGTTTTCTCCATATGGATATTATTTCGTGTCAGGAGGCCATGACCGCGTAGCTCG gctTTGGGCTACAGATCACTATCAGCCTTTAAGGATATTCGCTGGCCATCTTGCTGATGTGAATTGCACTAGATTTCATCCAAATTCCAACTATGTTGCTACGGGCTCTGCAGACAGAACCGTGCGGCTCTGGGACGTCCTCAATGGTAACTGTGTAAGGATCTTCACTGGACACAAG ggACCAATTCATTCCTTGACATTTTCTCCCAATGGGAGATTCCTGGCTACAGGAGCAACAGATGGCAGAGTACTTCTTTGGGATATCGGACATGGCTTGATGGTTGGAGAATTAAAAGGCCACACTGATACAGTGTGTTCACTTAGGTTTAGTAGAGATGGTGAGATTTTGGCATCAG GTTCGATGGATAACACAGTTCGGTTATGGGATGCCATCAAAGCATTTGAAGATTTAGAAACTGATGACTTTACTACAGCCACTGGGCATATAAATCTACCTGAGAATTCCCAGGAGTTACTGTTGGGTACATACATGACCAAATCAACACCAGTCGTACACCTACATTTTACAAGAAGAAACTTGGTTCTAGCTGCAGGAGCTTACAGTCCGCAATAA